The Triplophysa rosa linkage group LG15, Trosa_1v2, whole genome shotgun sequence genome has a segment encoding these proteins:
- the sele gene encoding E-selectin — protein sequence MVFCVKTLHGVSPLHFFASLLFISSVLNTWTGTEGWSYHHSDVTMNWENARKWCREHFTDMVAIQNKEEISHLNSVLPKVTGYYWIGIRKIDDIWTWVGTNKILTDEAKNWAGNEPNGKKKNEDCVEIYIKRNPDAGKWNDESCSKLKTALCYTASCKEDSCVSGHGQCVEMINNHTCSCFEGFYGDRCENVIKCRSEDVTTPDYGSVQCSNPNGKFSYDSQCEYSCEAGFKLQGSRMMRCTATTEWSSKPPSCELVQCSELIKPNNGTMDCHHDSKGNFSHQTTCEFACQEGYTLGTSSSTTLFCKATGHWNDSQPSCEITKCKPEDITAPGHGSVRCSNPNGNFAFDSVCEYTCEEGYELKGSVTTRCDATTEWTNKPPTCEPVQCSELIKPNNGTMDCHHDSKGNYSYKSTCEFACQEGYTLGTSSSTTLFCGATGHWNDSQPSCKVVKCNPDDITTLYHGSVMCYNPNGNLSYDSVCEYSCVEGYELKGSITTRCTATTEWTNKPPTCEPVRCPVLENPANGLLACNDFSRFSYGNKCSFSCEEGYRLQGASEISCTKTAEWSHEPPGCEAVECPQLHEPVNGHMNCTSLEPAFGTICIFSCHDGFQLHSNEMVMCNHNGNWSGEVALCQVQPGPSVPAFKAVEVTLGVAATVGSSSLLLVLCILRKLRKNANKFDLSSKSDIGDPPQVYKNSIDSLI from the exons ATG GTCTTTTGCGTCAAAACATTACATGGAGTCAGTCCTTTGCATTTTTTTGCTTctcttctttttatttcttcag TGCTTAACACGTGGACGGGCACTGAAGGCTGGTCATACCATCACTCAGACGTCACCATGAACTGGGAAAACGCCAGAAAATGGTGCAGGGAGCACTTCACGGACATGGTGGCCATTCAAAACAAAGAGGAAATTTCTCATTTAAACAGCGTCCTGCCAAAAGTCACAGGGTATTATTGGATTGGGATACGTAAAATTGATGACATCTGGACCTGGGTGGGAACCAACAAGATACTTACTGATGAAGCTAAGAACTGGGCAGGTAATGAGCCCAACgggaaaaaaaaaaacgaagatTGTGtggaaatatacattaaaagaAACCCCGATGCAGGCAAATGGAACGACGAGTCCTGTTCGAAGCTAAAGACTGCGTTGTGCTACACTG CATCCTGCAAAGAAGACTCCTGTGTCAGTGGTCATGGACAGTGTGTAGAGATGATAAACAACCATACATGCTCGTGCTTTGAGGGATTCTATGGAGACAGGTGTGAGAATG TTATAAAATGCAGGTCGGAGGACGTCACCACACCAGATTATGGAAGTGTCCAATGTTCTAATCCTAATGGGAAATTCTCATATGACTCTCAGTGTGAATACTCCTGTGAAGCAGGATTTAAACTACAGGGTTCAAGAATGATGAGATGCACCGCCACCACAGAATGGTCGAGCAAACCACCAAGCTGTGAAC TTGTTCAATGTTCAGAGCTGATAAAACCAAACAATGGGACAATGGATTGTCACCACGATTCCAAAGGCAACTTCAGCCACCAGACCACCTGTGAGTTTGCATGTCAAGAAGGATACACGTTAGGAACGTCCAGCTCCACTACGCTGTTTTGTAAGGCCACGGGACACTGGAACGATTCACAACCCAGCTGTGAAA TTACAAAATGCAAGCCGGAGGACATCACCGCACCAGGTCATGGAAGTGTCCGATGTTCTAATCCTAATGGAAACTTCGCATTTGACTCTGTGTGTGAATACACTTGTGAGGAGGGTTATGAACTAAAGGGGTCAGTTACAACAAGATGCGACGCCACAACAGAATGGACAAATAAACCACCGACCTGTGAAC CTGTTCAATGTTCAGAGCTTATAAAACCAAACAATGGGACAATGGATTGTCACCACGATTCCAAAGGCAACTACAGCTACAAATCCACCTGTGAGTTTGCATGTCAAGAAGGATACACGTTAGGAACGTCCAGCTCCACTACGCTGTTTTGTGGGGCCACGGGACACTGGAACGATTCACAACCCAGTTGTAAAG ttGTAAAGTGCAATCCGGATGACATCACCACTTTATATCATGGCAGTGTCATGTGTTATAATCCTAATGGAAATTTATCCTATGACTCTGTGTGTGAATACTCCTGTGTGGAGGGTTATGAACTGAAGGGGTCCATTACAACAAGATGCACTGCCACCACAGAATGGACAAATAAACCACCGACCTGTGAAC CTGTTCGTTGCCCGGTTCTTGAGAATCCAGCCAATGGTCTCCTGGCCTGCAATGACTTTTCAAGGTTTAGTTACGGAAACAAGTGCAGCTTCAGTTGTGAAGAAGGATATCGCCTCCAGGGGGCGTCAGAGATCAGCTGTACAAAAACAGCAGAGTGGAGTCATGAACCACCTGGATGTGAAG CAGTGGAGTGCCCACAACTTCATGAGCCTGTCAACGGACACATGAACTGCACATCACTGGAACCAGCCTTTGGCACTATTTGCATCTTCAGCTGTCATGATGGTTTCCAGCTTCACAGTAATGAGATGGTGATGTGCAACCACAATGGAAACTGGTCAGGGGAGGTGGCACTATGCCAAG TTCAACCTGGACCCTCAGTACCAGCCTTTAAAGCAGTAGAAGTGACTCTTGGGGTTGCTGCCACTGTCGGGAGCTCTAGTCTGTTATTAGTCCTTTGTATACTAAGAAAATTGAGGAAAAATG CTAACAAGTTTGACCTGAGCAGCAAATCTGACATTGGGGATCCACCACAAGTTTATAAAAACAGTATTGACAGTCTCATATAG